In Hermetia illucens chromosome 5, iHerIll2.2.curated.20191125, whole genome shotgun sequence, a single window of DNA contains:
- the LOC119657391 gene encoding uncharacterized protein LOC119657391 yields the protein MTAIISTYRHDYTAPKNARYSFLKKVQINADPCKEICPCVEEKPRADLSKLGEKCETTNWTGTAPAEKMDVPHMAAEPPLMAREASTDPCFHDQPNRFLKTISNTYPDLYERLKNMPHDELRRSIENSRFRTTYQVDYCHLDEHAPRFYEDSKERKDEAQYRMAKLNDPCEMFDTNEYQVKGRFGGGDGPFGGGKEEAPLEEIKMYKPVKEAPKQEEGRKSTSHWDAGKFTKQLNLSEYMDTMCRTGLIVLESNLHDHSACRKGKNCNHVIKSKDPKGLKLLINKFQ from the exons ATGACCGCGATAATATCAACTTATCGCCATGATTATACCGCGCCGAAAAATGCGCGTTACAGCTTTCTCAAGAAAGTTCAAATAAATGCTGACCCGTGTAAAGAAATTTGTCCCTGTGTGGAGGAAAAGCCACGAGCTGACTTATCAAAGTTGGGTGAAAAATGTGAAACAACAAATTGGACGGGGACTGCTCCAGCCGAGAAAATGGATGTACCACATATGGCTGCGGAGCCACCACTAATGGCAAGGGAGGCGTCAACTGATCCTTGCTTTCACGACCAACCAAATCGATTTCTCAAAACCATTTCGAATACTTATCCAGACCTTTACGAAAGATTGAAGAATATGCCGCATGATGAGCTTCGACGTAGCATTGAGAACAGTCGCTTCAGGACCACGTATCAGGTAGATTATTGTCACTTGGATGAACACGCACCGCGCTTCTATGAAGACTCAAAAGAACGAAAGGACGAGGCGCAGTATCGCATGGCGAAGTTAAACGATCCATGTGAAATGTTTGACACGAAtgagtatcaagtgaaag GTCGTTTTGGAGGAGGAGATGGACCCTTCGGTGGTGGAAAAGAAGAGGCCCCTTTGGAGGAGATAAAAATGTATAAACCCGTAAAGGAAGCTCCTAAGCAAGAAGAAGGACGAAAATCAACAAGTCATTGGGATGCGGGAAAATTTACTAAACAACTAAATTTATCAGAATATATGGATACCATGTGCCGGACAGGATTAATTGTGCTAGAAAGCAACTTGCATGATCACTCTGCTTGCCGCAAAGGCAAAAATTGTAATCATGTAATAAAGAGCAAGGACCCCAAAGGCTTGAAACttctaataaataaatttcaatga